The following are from one region of the Dreissena polymorpha isolate Duluth1 chromosome 2, UMN_Dpol_1.0, whole genome shotgun sequence genome:
- the LOC127865484 gene encoding transient receptor potential cation channel subfamily M member 1-like — MAKLMLVRKRDDFGGSSILQIAKTNKEFIEQPACQDTINDIWMGSIELERNPKWKIGLCLILPIFASILLRFKEDKAHKIRNIHFLKAMAEKLYYFLNSPIVKFLYSTLSFIAFVLMFALDILFNVFDNYTFGDLWLMVWVANILTEEIKLFIDRAVCFRDPLTWMDITAIATFICGKSLQLTGFLDEGRILFAISFMTFTLRFLNVFSVLENIGPLLVIIGRMFKDLTRLLLILSVVYLSFAVTIQTVLYPVLTLNWLSISALITRHYWNIFGDFSKTLEELQGERDCVDGQQGDENGRLTTCPTVTGTYIAPLLLAAFLLVVQILLLNLLIAMFSNSFDVIHRDAERHWCFLRFKLMIVYSCLPIIPPPFSLILNIYTIVVCLVRRCQGKGSSQIICKTLTDKENHKLHLWERNHTSNTETDNEISDSGSNYSKESDHRFIRFNVHKSKNIRKNLEK, encoded by the exons ATGGCAAAGTTAATGCTTGTCAGAAAAAGAGATGACTTTGGTGGAtcttcgattttgcaaatcgcaaAAACCAATAAAGAATTTATAGAACAACCCGCTTGTCAAGATACAATCAATGACATTTGGATGGGTTCAATAGAATTAGAACGAAACCCGAAGTGGAAAATCGGACTTTGCCTTATTCTTCCAATATTTGCAAGCATTCTGTTGAGGTTCAAGGAAGACAAGGCCcacaaaataagaaatatacattttttaaaggctATGGCTGAAAaactgtattattttttaaacagccCGATCGTCAAATTTCTGTACAGCACATTGTCctttattgcatttgttttaatgtttgcaTTAGACATCTTGTTCAATGTCTTTGACAATTATACATTTGGAGATCTTTGGTTGATGGTATGGGTCGCAAACATTTTGACGGaagaaataaaactgtttattgaCAGGGCAGTGTGTTTTCGAGATCCATTGACATGGATGGATATTACTGCCATTGCAACGTTTATCTGCGGCAAATCTTTGCAGTTGACTGGCTTTCTCGATGAAGGAAGAATACTGTTTGCAATCTCATTTATGACGTTTACTCTAAGGTTTTTGAACGTGTTTTCAGTGCTGGAAAATATTGGACCACTATTGGTAATAATTGGACGGATGTTCAAAGACTTGACAAGGTTACTCCTCATACTTTCAGTTGTATACTTATCGTTTGCGGTAACCATACAGACAGTTCTCTACCCTGTTTTGACATTAAATTGGCTTTCTATAAGTGCTCTTATTACACGTCATTATTGGAACATTTTTGGCGACTTTTCCAAAACACTGGAGGAACTACAAG GAGAAAGAGACTGTGTCGATGGACAACAAGGTGACGAAAACGGAAGATTGACAACATGTCCGACAGTTACAGGAACGTACATTGCACCGCTCTTATTGGCCGCGTTTTTGCTAGTTGTACAGATATTGCTTCTGAATCTTTTAATTGCAATGTTTAGCAACAGTTTTGATGTGATTCATCGTGACGCTGAAAGACACTGGTGTTTTCTAAGATTCaaattaatgattgtttattcTTGTTTGCCCATTATTCCACCACCATTTTCATTAATTCTGAACatatatacaattgttgtgtGTTTAGTTCGACGATGTCAAGGCAAAGGGTCTTCACAAATAATATGTAAGACTTTAACTGACAAAGAAAACCACAAGCTACATTTGTGGGAAAGAAATCATACAAGCAATACAGAAACTGATAACGAAATCTCAGACTCTGGCTCAAATTATTCAAAAGAATCTGATCACCGTTTCATACGTTTTAATGTTCATAAATCTAAGAACATTAGAAAGAATCTCGAAAAATAA